In the Kwoniella shandongensis chromosome 1, complete sequence genome, one interval contains:
- a CDS encoding threonine synthase: MVDSDVRYFSTRGGSETLTFEEAVLTGLAPNGGLYIPTHIPSLPSDWQTSWSKLSFPELSHAILSLFIPTSVIPPSDLSEIINTAYSSFRDPKTTPLRQTGEKEYVMELWHGPTWAFKDVALQFLGELFRYFLERRNGQKKEGEKKEELTVVGATSGDTGSAAIYGLRSKPSITIFILYPDGRVSPIQEAQMATVPDENVYCVAVEDSDFDTCQSIVKTLFSDAEFNAAHRLGAINSINWARILAQIVYYFSAYFQLPEASRNDGSAKLQFVVPTGNFGDILAGWFAKKLGLPMGELVVATNENDILARFFKTGRYESDDAASAKEEVASQAPETAAVNGSSDGQQATPSSSSAVKATHSPAMDILLSSNFERLLFYLALETGGEEGSDVEKRGRAQERLNSWMSSLKKEGKVNLGEDVRKAAVADFWAERVSDDETLQEIRKYYKLEQYGPYVVDPHTAVGLAAQERSAKKASPDITWVTLSTAHPAKFSSAVELALSASDFPSFDFRRDVLPDELKKLESLEKRVHKVKGEQGVRDLIEKVKKGEKYDGEKGRGSL; the protein is encoded by the exons ATGGTAGACAGCGACGTTAGATACTTTTCCACCAGGGGCGGGAGCGAGACTCTCACTtttgaggag GCTGTTTTGACCGGTCTTGCACCaaatggagg ACTCTACATCCCCACGcacatcccttcccttccctccgaCTGGCAAACCTCGTGGTCCAAACTGTCTTTCCCCGAATTATCCCATGCCATCCTCTCACTTTTCATCCCCACATCTGTCATTCCCCCCTCCGACTTGTCCGAAATCATCAACACTGCCTACTCATCCTTCCGTGATCCTAAAACTACACCTCTCCGACAGACAGGAGAGAAAGAGTATGTGATGGAACTCTGGCACGGTCCTACTTGGGCTTTTAAAGATGTTGCTTTGCAATTCCTTGGTGAACTGTTTAGGTATTTcttggaaaggaggaatggtcagaagaaggagggggagaagaaagaggagttgacAGTTGTTGGGGCGACAAGTGGTGACACTGGATC CGCGGCAATCTACGGACTTCGCTCCAAAccctccatcaccatcttcatcctctacCCTGATGGACGAGTATCTCCTATCCAAGAAGCTCAGATGGCCACTGTCCCCGACGAGAACGTCTACTGTGTCGCTGTTGAAGATTCCGACTTTGACACTTGTCAATCTATCGTCAAGACACTCTTCTCCGACGCGGAATTCAACGCCGCTCATCGATTGGGAGCTATCAACTCTATCAACTGGGCTCGAATCCTCGCTCAGATCGTCTACTATTTCTCTGCCTACTTCCAACTTCCCGAAGCAAGCCGAAACGACGGTAGTGCGAAATTACAATTCGTCGTTCCTACGGGTAACTTTGGTGATATCCTCGCTGGATGGTTTGCGAAGAAACTCGGTTTACCAATGGGTGAATTGGTCGTTGCTACCAACGAGAATGATATTTTGGCGAGATTCTTCAAGACCGGTCGAtatgagagtgatgatgcTGCTTCTGCCAAGGAGGAAGTTGCAAGTCAAGCACCTGAAACTGCAGCAGTCAACGGATCGAGCGACGGTCAACAAGCtactccttcatcatcaagtGCCGTCAAGGCTACTCACTCGCCAGCGATGGATATCCTCTTGTCATCCAACTTTGAGAGATTGTTATTCTACCTCGCTTTGGAGACGGGCGGTGAGGAGGGAAGTGATGTCGAGAAACGCGGTAGAGCACAGGAGAGATTGAACAGCTGGATGAgctcgttgaagaaggagggcAAGGTGAACCTTGGTGAAGACGTCAGGAAGGCTGCCGTCGCCGACTTCTGGGCTGAGAGAGTCTCAgacgatgag ACCCTCCAGGAGATCAGAAAATACTACAAGCTTGAGCAGTACGGTCCTTACGTTGTTGACCCTCACACAGCGGTCGGTCTCGCCGCACAAGAGCGATCTGCCAAGAAGGC CTCTCCCGACATAACATGGGTTACCCTCTCCACCGCTCACCCCGCCAAGTTCTCATCTGCCGTTGAGCTGGCCCTCTCTGCATCCGACTTCCCCTCTTTCGACTTCCGACGGGACGTCCTCCCTgacgagttgaagaagctTGAATCCCTTGAGAAGCGAGTACACAAGGTCAAGGGCGAGCAAGGTGTGAGGGATttgatcgagaaggtgaagaagggagagaagtatGATGGCGAGAAGGGCAGGGGATCTTTGTAA